A stretch of Prosthecodimorpha staleyi DNA encodes these proteins:
- a CDS encoding OmpA/MotB family protein, whose translation MARKKGHGGGGHGGAWVITFADLMALLMAFFVMLVASANQDKQKLADAAGSLREAFGVQPEFRRAGMIERDGLPVRQFLKESNVVEKKLDASHSAERNDRFEKQGPEANTHNFERAAEEKPKQFLTAAASLRQALADMPEIAEISKNVIFEETDEGLNIRLVDQDGRSMFAEGSRTPYEHTRQILMRIAPVIARMPHRIRVTGHTAGGRRWSGTSGSPWELSAGRAATVQEVLASFGVGYDRFESVVGKADAEPLFPTEPFLAANRRVDILLAHQAPPLPNSPLK comes from the coding sequence ATGGCCAGGAAAAAGGGACATGGCGGCGGCGGGCATGGCGGCGCGTGGGTCATCACCTTCGCCGACCTGATGGCCCTGCTGATGGCCTTCTTCGTCATGCTGGTCGCCTCGGCCAACCAGGACAAGCAGAAGCTTGCCGACGCCGCCGGCAGCCTGCGCGAGGCCTTCGGCGTGCAGCCGGAATTCCGTCGCGCCGGCATGATCGAGCGCGACGGCCTGCCGGTGCGCCAGTTCCTGAAGGAATCCAACGTCGTCGAGAAGAAGCTCGACGCCTCCCATTCCGCCGAGCGCAACGACCGCTTCGAGAAGCAGGGACCGGAGGCGAACACCCACAATTTCGAGCGCGCCGCCGAGGAGAAGCCGAAGCAGTTCCTGACCGCCGCCGCCTCGCTGCGCCAAGCGCTCGCCGACATGCCCGAGATCGCCGAAATCTCCAAGAACGTGATCTTCGAGGAGACCGACGAAGGCCTCAACATCCGCCTCGTCGACCAGGACGGCCGCTCGATGTTCGCGGAAGGCTCGCGCACCCCCTACGAGCATACCCGCCAGATCCTGATGCGCATCGCGCCGGTGATCGCGCGCATGCCGCATCGCATCCGCGTCACCGGCCACACCGCCGGCGGGCGGCGCTGGTCCGGCACCTCGGGCTCGCCCTGGGAATTGTCCGCCGGGCGCGCCGCCACCGTGCAGGAGGTCCTGGCCAGCTTCGGCGTCGGCTACGACCGGTTTGAATCGGTGGTCGGCAAGGCCGATGCCGAGCCGCTGTTCCCGACCGAGCCGTTCCTCGCCGCCAACCGGCGCGTCGACATCCTGCTCGCCCATCAGGCGCCGCCGCTGCCGAATTCCCCGCTGAAGTGA